Within the Pseudoxanthomonas sp. YR558 genome, the region TTCAGTCGACCCAGCCGCTGATTTCGCCGTGGGTGAACGGGCCGATCTTCTGGCGCGCGATGCGGCCATCGGCGTCCACCAGTACGGTGTAGGGCAGCACGCCCTTGGCGTTGCCCAGCCAGACGCTGGCGTCGGCCGGGCCTGGCGTATCGAGCACGATCGGGTAGCGCACCGGGATTTTCGCAGTGAAGTCGCGCACGCCCTCGGGCGTGTCCAGCGCGAGTCCGATCACCTGCACGCCGTCGTCGCCCTGCGCAGCGGCGAAGCGGTCGAGCTCCGGCATCTCCTCGATGCACGGCCCGCACCAACTCGCCCAGACGTTGATCAGCAAGCGCTTGCCCGCATAGCGCGCGCGCAGGTCGACGATGGCGCCATCCAGTCCCGGCAACGCGATGGCCGGCATGGGGTCGCCGATGCCCGCAGGCGTGACGCCAGCCGGTGGCGCGGGCGCCGTGGCGTTCGTCGCCGCGTGCAGCGCGCGTTCGCCCACCTGCGTGCGCCAGAAGGGATTGCCGTTGAACCACAGGCTGGCCAGCAGGCCCAAGCCGCCCGCGGCCGCCGCCACCAGCAGCACGCGTGATGTGGTGGCCTTCATCGTGCGGCGCGCTCGAAGGCCTGGCGCATGCCGTCCTGGGTCAGCACGGTCGGCAGGACTTCGCCCGCACCACCCCCGCGCGGATACATCACGTACAGCGGTACGCCGACCGCGCCGTGTTCTTCGAGGAAGGCGGTGATCGCCGGGTCCACGTTCGTCCAGTCGCCGGTCATCATCACGGCGTCGTGGGCCGTCAGTAGGTCGCGGAATGCGGACGTGTTGAGCACGGCCTTCTCGTTGGCCTTGCAGGTGACGCACCAATCGGCCGTCATGTCGACGAAGACGATGCGGCCTTCCGCACGCAAGCTGCCCAGCGCTTCGGCCGAGTAGGCCACATGGTCATCGCTGCGCGGGGTGAGCGTCGAGGCTTTCGGCATCCGATGTGCGACGACCAGGGGCAGCACCGATGCGACGACCAGCAGCCCGGCGAGCACGCGTTGCAGCGGTGCGGCGCGTAACTGCAGGCGCTGCCACCACCACAAGCCGAGCGTCAGTACGACCAGGCCTGCGAGCGCGAGGCCGATGGCATCGACGCCGCGCTGGTTGCCGAGCACCCACAGCAACCACGCCGCAGTGAGGTACATCGGGAAGGCGAGCACCTGCTTCAGCGTTTCCATCCACACGCCCGGGCGCGGCAGCCGGTTGGCGAGCGCGGGTACGAAACC harbors:
- a CDS encoding TlpA disulfide reductase family protein produces the protein MKATTSRVLLVAAAAGGLGLLASLWFNGNPFWRTQVGERALHAATNATAPAPPAGVTPAGIGDPMPAIALPGLDGAIVDLRARYAGKRLLINVWASWCGPCIEEMPELDRFAAAQGDDGVQVIGLALDTPEGVRDFTAKIPVRYPIVLDTPGPADASVWLGNAKGVLPYTVLVDADGRIARQKIGPFTHGEISGWVD